In Chthoniobacterales bacterium, a single window of DNA contains:
- a CDS encoding acyl-CoA dehydrogenase family protein → MPTFEAPDFYNLEELLTADERRVRDSVRHWVEERWLPIVAQHYRDGTFPMELVPELGSLGVFGPSIKGYGCGGLGSVAAGLMMQELERGDSGLRTFASVQGSLAMMAINFFGSEEQKNRWLPDMAKGAKLGCFGLTEPDFGSNPGGLRCRAEKTPNGYRLNGAKKWIGNGTISDVAIVWAKVSGEAGVDPEGAGAIRGFLVEKGAPGFTAKLIDGKLSLRAALTAELEFKDCLIPTNALLPESNGLKSPLLCLNQARYGIAWGALGAAMACYDEARQYAMNRIQFDRPIGGFQLVQAKLARILTEITKAQLLAFRLAQLKDAGTARHYHISMAKMNNVEIALDAARTARDLLGGVGILDERQCFRHMCNLESVKTYEGTHDVHLLVLGERITGISAFGG, encoded by the coding sequence ATGCCAACATTCGAAGCGCCGGACTTTTACAATCTCGAGGAACTGCTCACAGCGGACGAGCGTCGCGTGCGAGATTCTGTCCGCCATTGGGTGGAGGAACGTTGGCTGCCGATCGTCGCTCAGCATTACCGCGACGGCACGTTCCCGATGGAGCTGGTGCCGGAGCTGGGCTCGCTCGGTGTTTTTGGACCAAGCATCAAGGGATACGGTTGTGGCGGGCTTGGCAGTGTCGCCGCCGGTTTGATGATGCAGGAGCTGGAGCGGGGCGACAGCGGGCTGCGCACCTTTGCTTCGGTCCAGGGCTCGCTCGCCATGATGGCGATCAATTTTTTCGGTTCGGAAGAACAAAAGAACCGCTGGCTGCCGGACATGGCTAAAGGCGCAAAGCTAGGCTGCTTTGGGTTGACCGAGCCCGACTTCGGCTCGAACCCAGGCGGCCTGCGTTGTCGCGCCGAAAAGACCCCGAATGGTTACCGCCTGAACGGCGCGAAAAAGTGGATTGGCAATGGAACGATTTCGGACGTGGCGATCGTCTGGGCGAAAGTCTCCGGCGAAGCGGGCGTCGACCCCGAGGGCGCGGGAGCGATCCGTGGATTTTTGGTCGAAAAAGGAGCGCCGGGTTTCACCGCGAAGTTGATCGACGGCAAGCTTTCCTTGCGGGCGGCGTTAACGGCCGAGCTCGAGTTTAAGGATTGCTTGATCCCGACGAACGCGTTGTTGCCGGAAAGCAACGGATTGAAATCGCCGCTGTTGTGTCTGAACCAGGCCCGCTACGGAATTGCCTGGGGCGCCCTCGGCGCGGCCATGGCGTGCTACGATGAAGCGCGGCAGTATGCCATGAACCGGATCCAGTTTGACCGTCCCATTGGCGGCTTCCAGCTAGTGCAGGCGAAGCTCGCGCGCATACTGACCGAAATTACCAAGGCCCAGCTGCTGGCGTTTCGCCTCGCGCAACTGAAGGACGCGGGCACCGCGCGGCATTACCACATTTCGATGGCCAAGATGAACAACGTCGAGATCGCGCTCGACGCCGCCCGGACCGCGCGCGACCTCCTCGGCGGGGTTGGCATTCTCGATGAACGCCAGTGCTTCCGGCACATGTGTAATCTCGAGAGCGTGAAAACCTACGAGGGCACGCACGACGTCCATCTGCTGGTCCTGGGCGAACGAATCACCGGGATCTCGGCTTTTGGAGGATAG